Proteins encoded together in one Chiloscyllium plagiosum isolate BGI_BamShark_2017 chromosome 3, ASM401019v2, whole genome shotgun sequence window:
- the LOC122548182 gene encoding ras-related GTP-binding protein D isoform X1, with protein sequence MHFSDDYCTDVKPRILLMGLRRSGKSSIQKVVFHKMSPNETLFLESTNKICRDDIANSSFVNFQIWDFPGQIDFFDPTFDYEMIFRGTGALIFVIDAQDDYVEALARLHLTVSRAFKVNKEINFEVFIHKVDGLSDDHKIETQRDVHQRANDDLADAGLEKIHLSFYLTSIYDHSIFEAFSKVVQKLIPQLPTLENLLNIFISNSGIEKAFLFDVVSKIYIATDSIPVDMQTYELCCDMIDVVFDISCIYGLREFGGGSTYDKESVAIIKLNNTTVLYLKEVTKFLGLVCFLREESFERKGLIDYNFHCFRKAIHEIFEVRTTMLRCHKQHRGLQRSKLGTPNGTLGLQS encoded by the exons ATGCACTTCAGTGATGATTACTGCACAGATGTCAAACCTAGGATCCTGTTAATGGGACTGAGAAGAAGTGGAAAATCTTCCATCCAGAAAGTTGTCTTCCACAAAATGTCACCTAATGAAACACTCTTCCTAGAAAGTACCAACAAAATTTGTCGGGATGATATCGCCAACAGCTCTTTTGTTAATTTTCAGATCTGGGATTTTCCTGGGCAGATTGATTTTTTTGATCCAACATTTGACTAtgagatgatcttcagagggACTGGGGCTTTGATATTTGTGATTGATGCTCAG GATGATTACGTGGAGGCTTTGGCCAGACTGCATCTCACAGTTTCCAGGGCATTCAAAGTAAATAAGGAAATCAATTTTGAAGTTTTCATCCATAAAGTAGATGGTTTATCTGATGATCACAAGATAGAAACACAAAGAGATGTTCACCAACGAGCAAATGATGACCTTGCAGATGCTGGCTTGGAAAAAATTCACCTCAG TTTCTATTTGACAAGTATTTATGACCATTCAATATTTGAAGCATTTAGCAAAGTGGTGCAGAAACTGATTCCCCAGCTTCCAACTTTAGAGAATCTTCTAAACATCTTCATTTCA AATTCAGGAATTGAAAAAGCCTTCCTCTTTGATGTAGTCAGCAAAATCTACATTGCAACAGACAGTATACCAGTAGATATGCAGACTTATGAACTCTGCTGTGACATGATAGATGTTGTATTTGACATATCCTGCATATACGG GCTTCGAGAATTTGGTGGAGGAAGTACATATGATAAAGAATCCGTAGCAATCATAAAACTGAACAACACAACAGTTTTGTATCTAAAAGAGGTGACAAAATTCCTTGGCCTAGTTTGCTTTCTTAGGGAAGAAAGTTTTGAGCGGAAAG GTTTGATAGACTACAATTTTCATTGTTTCCGTAAAGCAATTCATGAGATTTTTGAAGTTCGTACAACCATGCTCAGGTGCCACAAACAGCACAGAGGACTGCAACGAAGCAAACTGGGAACTCCCAATGGCACACTTGGACTTCAGTCATAA
- the LOC122548182 gene encoding ras-related GTP-binding protein D isoform X2 produces MHFSDDYCTDVKPRILLMGLRRSGKSSIQKVVFHKMSPNETLFLESTNKICRDDIANSSFVNFQIWDFPGQIDFFDPTFDYEMIFRGTGALIFVIDAQDDYVEALARLHLTVSRAFKVNKEINFEVFIHKVDGLSDDHKIETQRDVHQRANDDLADAGLEKIHLSFYLTSIYDHSIFEAFSKVVQKLIPQLPTLENLLNIFISNSGIEKAFLFDVVSKIYIATDSIPVDMQTYELCCDMIDVVFDISCIYGLREFGGGSTYDKESVAIIKLNNTTVLYLKEVTKFLGLVCFLREESFERKECSVMVKQQFI; encoded by the exons ATGCACTTCAGTGATGATTACTGCACAGATGTCAAACCTAGGATCCTGTTAATGGGACTGAGAAGAAGTGGAAAATCTTCCATCCAGAAAGTTGTCTTCCACAAAATGTCACCTAATGAAACACTCTTCCTAGAAAGTACCAACAAAATTTGTCGGGATGATATCGCCAACAGCTCTTTTGTTAATTTTCAGATCTGGGATTTTCCTGGGCAGATTGATTTTTTTGATCCAACATTTGACTAtgagatgatcttcagagggACTGGGGCTTTGATATTTGTGATTGATGCTCAG GATGATTACGTGGAGGCTTTGGCCAGACTGCATCTCACAGTTTCCAGGGCATTCAAAGTAAATAAGGAAATCAATTTTGAAGTTTTCATCCATAAAGTAGATGGTTTATCTGATGATCACAAGATAGAAACACAAAGAGATGTTCACCAACGAGCAAATGATGACCTTGCAGATGCTGGCTTGGAAAAAATTCACCTCAG TTTCTATTTGACAAGTATTTATGACCATTCAATATTTGAAGCATTTAGCAAAGTGGTGCAGAAACTGATTCCCCAGCTTCCAACTTTAGAGAATCTTCTAAACATCTTCATTTCA AATTCAGGAATTGAAAAAGCCTTCCTCTTTGATGTAGTCAGCAAAATCTACATTGCAACAGACAGTATACCAGTAGATATGCAGACTTATGAACTCTGCTGTGACATGATAGATGTTGTATTTGACATATCCTGCATATACGG GCTTCGAGAATTTGGTGGAGGAAGTACATATGATAAAGAATCCGTAGCAATCATAAAACTGAACAACACAACAGTTTTGTATCTAAAAGAGGTGACAAAATTCCTTGGCCTAGTTTGCTTTCTTAGGGAAGAAAGTTTTGAGCGGAAAG AGTGTTCTGTGATGGTAAAACAACAATTCATCTAA